Part of the Cohnella candidum genome, GCGGAAATCGTGGCCCCATTGGGAAATGCAATGCGCTTCGTCCACGGCGACGAGCGAAACCTCCACCCGGCCCAGCCACTCCGTGAAGCGGTCCGATTCCAGCCGCTCCGGCGCGATATAGACGACGCGATAACGGCCGGCCTCGATATCCCGGTAGCGGCGGTTCATCTCCGCCGCCGTCAGCGTGCTGTTCAGCAGCGCCGCGGGAATGCCGTTCTCGTTCAACGCGTCCACTTGATCCTTCATGAGCGATATGAGCGGAGACACGACGATCGTCAGTCCGGGCAGCAGGACGGCCGGTATCTGGTAGCACACCGATTTCCCCGCGCCGGTCGGCATGATGCCCAGGACGTCCCGTCCTTCCAGGATCGCGCCGACCAGCTCCTCCTGCCCTTGGCGGAACGAGTCGTATCCGAAATAAGTCCGCAGCGCCGCCCGCGCCTGCTCCATCGACAACCTGGTTCTCCCCTTCCCGGGTCCTAGCTCCCTTGAGGCAGCCAGGACGACGGTTCCCCTAAATGATAAACGTGAAGGACGTGCAAAGCCCGCGTACAAACGGTGTACAGCAGCTTGCGGTCCCTCTCCTGGCCGTACCGGGCGGCCGACGCGTCCCACACGACGACCGCGTCGAATTCGATGCCTTTGGCCAAATACGAAGGCAGAACCGATACGCCGCGCGGCAGCTCGGCGGACCCTCCCGTGACGTAAGTCACCGGCACTTCGTCAGGAAGCCTTTCCTTCAGCAAAGCGGCGGCGTTGCCGCACTCCTTGGCCGATTTGGCGATCACGCCGATCGTGCCGTGCCCTTGTTCCAGCAGGCTGCGGATATCGGCGGCGACGGTGTCGGCGAGCTGAGCCCCGTCGCGGCAACGCATGAGCCTCGGCTCTTCGCCTTCCCGCTGGAAAGGGCGAATTTCGGCCGCCTCCTCAGGCAGCAGAATCTTTCGGCTGAACTCGACGATTTGCCGAGTCGAGCGGTAGCTGGTCGTCAGCCGCCAGACGGCGGTGTCTTCCTTGGCCATAAGCCGGGTCCAGCCGCCGAATCCGCCGCTGTCCTGCGAGCCCGCGTAAATCGCCTGGTTGAAATCGCCCAGCACGGTCAACCGTGCCTGCGGGAACCGCCGCCTTAAATAGGCGGCCTGAAACGGCGAGTAATCCTGCGCTTCGTCCACGAACAGGTGGCGGATATCCCCTTCCACCTTGCGGAAGCCCTCAAGCCCTTCCATTAAATAAAGAAGCGGCGTGGCGTCTTCATGGTCGATGATTTTACGGGCCAGCGTCTCCTCCGCCCGGGCGGCCATCCATTCCCAGCCTTCCGGGAGTTTACCGTCCGGCGAACAGTCCGTGAACAGGCTTCGGCTCCGGAACAGTTCGCGGTAAGTGCCGACGGCATCCAGGAAGCGGTAAGACTTCACGGCTTTGCGCAGCGGCTCGACCGCGGCTTCGACGGCCCGCTTCTTCAGCGCGTCCGTCATGCGGTCCTCGTCGTCGAAGGCGTCTTCGTGAAATCCGCCTCCGCGGCGGATCTGCACGTAGGCTCGCTGAATTTCCTCATCGTCCGCCAGCTCGGCGGCTTCCTCGACCCACGGCTGATCCAACTGCGAATCCGCCCATGCGGCGAGCTTCGCCAATAGCCATTTCCGTAAGGAAGCCGCGCGGTAAGCGAAGCCTTCCGAAGCTTTGATCGAATAATATTGCGTCGCCATCTCGTCCGCCGAAGCGATCGTATCCCCGCGGAACCGCAGCGGACGGAAACGGATGCCCTCGTTTTCCAATCGGTCGAAATACCTTTCCACGGTGAGGAAGAAGTGCTCGGAGCCCTTGTAACGGACCGCGCGCTCTCGGGCCGCACCTTCCGCCGTGCCTTCCGACGCGCTCAGCACTTCCGTCTGGGAGAACAGGTCCTCCACCTGGAAACGGCGGCCCAGTCGGGCTTCGATCAGCTCCCGGAACGTCATCTGGCGCATGTTCGCTTCGCCGAGTTCCGGGAGCACCCGGCTGATATACCCTTTGAACACGGGGTTCGGCGAGAACAGGACGATCTGGTCCGGCGTCAGGCTTTGGCGAAAACGGTAGAGCAAATAAGCGACCCGCTGCAGGGCGGCGGACGTTTTGCCGCTGCCCGCGGCTCCTTGGACGACGAGCAGCCGATGCTTCTCGTCGCGGATGATCCGGTTCTGTTCCTTCTGAATCGTCGCCACGATGCTCTTCATGGACGTATCCGATTTTTCGGACAGCACCGCCTGCAAAATATCGTCTCCGACCGTCTCGTCCGTATCGAAAACGTGCTTCAGCTTGCCGGCGCGAATGACGAACTGCCGTTTGAGCGTCAGTTCGCCGTCGATCTCCCCTTCGGGAGTGTCGTAAGAAACGAGGCCCGGCTCATGGTCGTAGAACAGGCTCGATACCGGCGCGCGCCAGTCGTACACCCAGAACGTCTCGCCGTCGTCCCCGACGAGGGACGCTCGGCCGATGTAGATTTGCTCCGGTTTGCACCCGTCCTCGGCGAAGTCGATCCGGGCGAAATACGGGTTGTCGTGCATTTTGGCGAGCTTTTCGACCGCTTCGAAAGCAACCCTGTGGCTGCGTTCCCGTTCCATGAGGATTTCCTTCTGCTGCATAATGCTGGTCCAGGTCTCGCCCAGTTCCGTCGCGTCCGAGAAGTTCATGCGGACGTCGTCCCAGAATTCCTGGCGGATGCCGACGACGTCTCCCCGCCTCTCGCCCAGGACGGACAATTCCTTATCCAGCCGGAGTTCAACCTGCTTCAGTACTTCGGACAACCGCCGTTCCTCTTCTTTGCGCACGGATTGTTCGTCGGCCACGTCGATCCCCTCCTTTTCCGTCCATTCCGTCAATACACCCTTTTGTAACATGCGTCACGTGGGAAATCAACCCGCCGCGCTGTCGGCGTTCCCACGCTTGGACTATAATGGAAATAAAATGCCTCATCCCAAGATTCCTATCCCATCCGAAAGGCGGATTTTCATGTCCTCATCCCTCGATCGCCAGTCGCTTTTCCGCAGCATCGATACGGTTCGCGCCCAGATCGGACAAGTCATCGTCGGCAAGGAAGCCGCCGTCGACCTGCTCCTCACCGCGTTATTCGCGGGCGGACACGCGCTGCTCGAAGACGTACCCGGAACGGGCAAAACCCTGCTCGCCAAAACGCTGGCCCGCACGCTCGACTGCTCCTTCCGCCGCGTCCAGTTCACGCCCGACCTGCTGCCCTCCGACCTGAGCGGCATCAACTTCTATAACCAGAAAACGGGCGAATTCGAGTTCCGCCCCGGCCCCTTATTCGCGAACGTGCTGCTCGCCGACGAAATCAACCGCGCGACGCCCCGCACCCAATCCAGCCTGCTGGAGTGCATGGAAGAGCGGCAAATCACGGTGGACGGCGTCACCTACCCGCTCGGAGCGCCATTTCTGGTCATCGCCACGCAAAATCCGGTGGACAACCAAGGGACGTTCCCGCTGCCGGAGGCGCAGCTGGACCGGTTCCTGCTCCGCATCCGGATGGGGTACCCCACCTTCGGGGAATCGCTGGACATCCTGACCCGCTTCCGCGCGCGCAACCCCCTCGAGGAGCTGCAGCCGGTGCTGTCCCCGGACTTGCTCATCGCCATTCAGCGGTTCGCGGCGAGCGAGGTCACAATCGCCGAAGACCTGCTCGCCTATATCATCCGCTTGTCCGAAGCTTCCCGCCGCCACCCCGACGTCAGCTTGGGTATCAGCCCGAGGGGAAGCCAAGCGCTGCTGCGTGCCTCGCTGGCTTACGCGCTCGTTCGGGGGCGGGATTATGTCACGCCGGACGACATCAAAACGTTGGCGGAACCGGTACTCGCCCACCGGCTGCTCTTGCGGCATTCGATGCACGGACGCGACGAACGGTCAGCCGAGACGGTGCGGGCGCTGCTTCGGGAGATCGAGGTCCCTGCCGAGCCGTCCCGCATTCCCGGCGGCAGGTAACGCCGATGCCGTTCTACGCCATCGTCCTTAACGGCGTTTTGCTGCTCGCCGTTCTCGTTCTGATCTACCGTAATCAGGTGCTCAAACACGTCGGGTACACCCGAGGCTTTAACCGGACGACCGCTTTCGAGGGCGATCACGTCGAAATGGTTGAAGTCATTGAAAACCGGAAGCTGCTGCCCGTGCCTTGGCTTCGCCTGGAGTCGCTCCTGTCGCGGAACTTGCGTTTTCATCGGCAAGCCAATCTCGACATCCGCAGCGGCGAACGCTTCCAGAACCATCTCAGCCTGTTCAGCCTCCGGCCTTACCGGCGTATCGTCCGCCGCCACGACATCCTATGCGGCAGGCGGGGGCTCTACGAGCTCGGAACCGCGACGATGACCGCCGGCGACCCGCTCGGCTTCGTTAACGTCTCGCGCCAGACGGCCGTGGCCTCCGCCCCGCTGCTCGTGTATCCCCGCATCGTGCCGATGCGCGAGCTGCCGCTCCCGATTCACAACTGGCTCGGGGAAGTCGCCGTACGGCGCTGGATCGTGGAGGATCCGTTCTTGTCCGCGGGCGTCCGCGCTTACGCCCAGGGCGATCCGCTCTCCGGCATCCACTGGAAGGCGACCGCCCGCACCGGGGAGCTTCAAGTCCACAAAAGAAGCCACACGGCGGATCCGCGTCTGGTCATCTGCTTGAACATGGAAACGACAGCTTCGATGTGGAAAACGGTTCCGGTCCCCGAGCGGATCGAGCTCGGCATCCGTTACGCCGCCTCCATCGCCGATTACGCGCTGGGCTCGGGCATCGAGACGGGCTTGCTCAGCAACGGCTGGGTACCGGGCGAGGCCAAAATTCCCGCCCATATCCCTCCGGCCGGCGGGACCGTGCAACGGGAAGAGATTCTCGCCAGCCTGGCACAGCTCAAGCTCGAAACCGTCTCGAACATGGCCTATTTGCTCGATCGTGAAGCGGAAACCGCGGCGGGGCGGACGGATTACCTCATCGTGACGTGCCATCGGGAAGAGAAGCTGTCGCTCGCCGCCGATCGCCTGCGCCGTTCGGGCAACGGCGTGGAATGGCTGCTGATTCCGGAAATCGAAGAAGGAGGGGACGAAATTGAGTACGAATCCTGACCTTGAAACGTCGGTCCTCTCCCCTTTGCGTCCCGTCCTCGCGGCCGCGTACGAGCTGTTTATGCTGCTGCCGATCTGGCTGTTAGCCCTACATTCACCTTATTTGAATGCGGAAATCGCAAATAAATGGGCAGCGGCGGGCGTCCTGCTGTCGCTGATCGGCGCCGCCTCGAGCCCTCGCGTACGCATGCTGTGGAAACGCATCGCGATCGGCATGCTGGCTGCAGCGGGCGCCGGCGGACTGCTGATCCACGCCTACGGCAGCAGTTTCGGAGCCTATACAGGATGCTTGCTCCTCTTCGCGGCCGCCATGCTGGGCTTTACCGTGGCGAACCGTTACCGCAGGCAAGGCTGGTATTGGACCGCCGTGGGCGTCTACTTCCTGGCCAGCGCCATCCTGCACTTCGTGCCGGAATGGAAGGGCGACGCCTCGTTCCTGACCTTCGGCGGATTCGTCTGCCTGGCCATCGCCCTGTTCGCGGTCAATGGGCTTCATCTGCATGGCGTCACGCTTTCCGAAAATGACCGCGGACGCGTGCCGTCCGATCTGAAGCGGCACAACCGCCGGTTCCTCGTTGCGATGCTCGTTCTGCTGGCGCTGCTTCCGGCCGGAGCCGGCGGCTGGCTGTTCCGGCTGCTGAGAGGCGCGATCCGCGGGTTTTTCGCCATCTTGGCGGCCTTGCTGCCGAAAGGCGAACCGCAGCCGACTCCGCCGCCCGAGACGGAAGCGCCCCCGCCGCAGATGGAGATGCCACCGACGAAAGAGCCCGGCTGGTTTCTTCGGCTGCTCGACCATGTGCTTCCCTATTTCGTCCTGGCGGCCCTCGCCGCCCTGCTTATCTGGGGAATATACCGGTTGTACCGGGATCATAAAGGCTTCTTGCGCAGATGGTTAGAGGGCATGGCCCGGTGGCTCCGGCGCCCGGGCAGGGAGGCGGAATCCCCCGGATTCACCGACGAGCAGTCCTCCTTGTTCTCCTGGGAGGAGACGCTGGGCAGGCTGCGCAAGTCCCGGATCGGCCGGCTGTTGAAAGCGAACCGGGAGCCGGGGTGGAAGGATTTGACCCGCAACCGGGACCGCATTCGCTACTTGTACCGGAAATGGCTGAGAGAGCAGACCGCCGGCGGTTACCCCGCCTCCCCTCATTTGACGCCTCGGGAAACGGCGCTCGAAGTCGAAAACCTCCGCCGGCCGGAGCGGCATTCCCGCCTGAGCCGCGGGGATAAGGCCGAATGGGACGAAGCACGGCTTATCGATACGTATTACAAAGCCCGTTACGCCGAGGAAGAGCCGACCGACGAGGAATTGAAGGCGGTCCGCGGGACGTATCGCGGTTGACAATCGAACCGATCCGGAGAATAATACTATATGAGCAGATGCTCATATAGTATTATTTCATTTCGAGAGAGCGGGCGATAACCGATGAAGACCCACGAACATCTTTTCTTGACTGCGGATACGGTAGATGCGGTGGCCCAAACGTTCAAAGCGCTCGCCGATCCGACCCGGATCCGGCTGCTCTATTTGCTGTCCCAAGAAGAATGCTCCGTCGGCCACATCGCCGAGGTGCTCGACCTGTCGCAATCCGCCGTTTCCCACCAGCTCGGCTTTCTTCGGAATATCCGGCTGGTCAAACACCGCCGGGACGGAAACATGCTCTACTACAGCTGCGACGACGAGCACGTCATCTCGCTGCTGAACCAAGCGATACGCCATGCCGAGCACCAGAAAGGAGCGGACAGCCATGACTAGCCGCGGTTCACGCGATCACGATCACGAGCATGATCACACCCATGATCACGCCCATGGTCACGCCCACTTTCACGGGCACCATCATCAAGCCCACCATGGGCATTCCCATCACGGCCATTCCCATGAAGTCTCGCGGGAAGGGAACCGCAAAGGGCTGACGCTCGCCCTTCTCATCACCGGTGGCATCATGGTGCTGGAGTTCATCGGCGGAATCGCCACGAACAGCCTCGCGCTCATTTCCGACTCGGGCCATATGCTGAGCGACGCCGCCGCGCTGCTGCTCAGCCTCGTCGCGATCCGGTTAGCCGCCCGTCCCGCTTCCCACAGCAAAACGTACGGCTTTTACCGTTTCGAAATTTTGGCGGCGCTGTTCAACGGCCTCGTTCTATTCGCGATAGCCGCTTACATCGTATGGGAGGCCGTCCGCCGCTTCGCCGAGCCTCCGGAAGTGGCCGGCGGCGCAATGATGGCGATCGCCGCGGTCGGGCTGCTCGCCAACCTGGCCAGCGCCTTGGCGCTCATGCGGCAAGGCGACGTCAAAAACAACGTGAACCTGCGCAGCGCCTATCTTCATGTGCTCGGCGACGCTCTCGGTTCCGTCGGCGCCATCGCGGCGGGCGTCCTGATGGCCGCGTTCGGCTGGTATGCGGCGGACCCGATCGTTTCCGTCCTCGTCTCCCTGTTGATCCTGCGAAGCGCATGGGGTGTCGTCCGCCATACCCTGCACGTGCTTATGGAAGGCACTCCTCTTTCCGTTGACCGGGCACGCGTCCAAGAGGCGTTGACCGAGATCGAAGGAGTAACGGACGTGCACGACCTCCATATCTGGACGATCACTTCCGGCTTCGACGCCGTCAGCTGCCATCTTCGCACGGACGGCCAAGGGGATACCCAAGCCGTTCTGCGGCAAGCGCTCAAGATTTTGGAGGAGCGTTTCTTCCTCAAACACGCGACGGTCCAGGTGGAATCCCCGGACATCGATCACGGCGATACCTGCCGTTAAAACGCCGGCAACGCCCCCGCCCTATTTTCAGTGTCAAAGCGGTCCCGTTCCCACATATATATAGGTTGGTGTAATCTCGGTGCGGAACGGGGGGCTTGACCGGCATGAACGACCAGCAAGCGTTGGAGACGGCGATCGGGGAAATCACGGAGATCGCGCAAGGCTTCGGCCTCGATTTTTACCCGATGCGCTACGAGATTTGTCCGTCGGACATCATCTATACGTTCGGCGCGTACGGCATGCCTACGCGTTTCAGCCATTGGAGCTTCGGCAAAACCTTCAATCGCATGAAAATGCAGTACGACCTCGGCTTGAGCAAAATTTACGAGCTCGTCATCAACTCCAATCCATGTTACGCCTTCCTCTTGGACGGCAACTCGCTCGTGCAGAACAAGCTGATCGTGGCGCATGTGCTGGCCCACTGCGATTTTTTCAAAAACAACGCGCGTTTCTCGCGGACGAACCGGAACATGGTGGAAAGCATGTCGGCGGCCGCGGAGAGAATCCGGCAGTACGAGATGGATTTCGGCGCGGAGAAAGTGGAGAAGTTCCTGGACGCCGTCATGGCGATCCAAGAGCATATCGATCCGGTCCTTCACAAGCCTTACGGCCAGGATAAAAACCGTTATTTGGAGTGGCGGCGGCGGGAGGAGAAGGAGAGAAGCGCGAAAACGCCGCCCCCTTCCCCTTACGAGGATCTGTGGGTGCTGGACGATACGCAGACGGGAAAAGGTACCGGCGCCGAATCCGCGGCGGACGCGCGCCGCATGCCTCCGCATCCCGAGAAGGACATCGTCTGGTTCGTGCAGGAGTTTTCCCCGGTGCTGGAGGATTGGCAGCGCGACATCATGAGCATGCTCCGGGACGAAATGCTCTACTTCTGGCCGCAGATCGAAACGAAAATCATGAATGAAGGCTGGGCGACGTTCTGGCATCAGCGCATCATGCGCGAGCTGCCGCTGACGAGCGAGGAGACGGTAGAGTACGCGAAGCTGAACTCTGCGGTCGTGCAGCCGTCCCGCCATTCGCTGAATCCCTACTATTTGGGGCTTAAAATGTTCGAGGATATCGAGAAGCGCTTCGGGCGCGAGAGGATGTTCGAGGTTCGCGAGATGGATTCGGACCCGTCGTTCATCCGCAACTACATGACCAAAGAGCTCGCGGACGATCTGGATCTCTACGTTTTCGAGAAGAAGGGGCCGGAGTGGCAGATTACCGATAAAGCCTGGGAGAACGTCCGCGATCAGCTCGTTTTCTCGCGCGTGAACGGCGGGTTTCCTTATCTTGAGGTCACGGACGGCGATTGGCAGCGGACCGGCGAGCTGTACGTCGTCCACCGTTACGAGGGAATCGAGCTCGACCTGAAATACGTAGAGCGCACGCTCCCTTATATCGTGAAGCTTTGGGGAAAGCCGGTCCACCTGGAAACGAACGTCGACGGCAAAGGCGTCGTCTTCACTTGCGACGGCGTCAAAACGACCCGGAAAACCGCCTGATTCCTACCGGAAGTACAACGCCTCCATCTGCTCCGCCGGCAAGGGCTTGCTGAAGAAGTACCCCTGCATGCGCCGGCAGCCGAGCGCGCGAAGAAACCTGATCTGTTCATCCGTCTCGACGCCTTCCGCCACGACACCGATCCGCAGGCTATCCGCCATGGCGACGACCGCCTTGATGATGGCCTCCTGGTTGGTGTCTTTTTCGATGTCGCGCACGAACGACTGGTCGATTTTCAGGGCGTGGATTTGGAACTTCTTCAAATAGCTGAGCGAGGAATACCCCGTCCCGAAATCGTCGATCGACAGCTTCACGCCGAGCGTCTTGAGCTGCTCGATTTTCGGAAGGATATCGGTCAAATTCTGCATCGCCGTGCTTTCGGTGATTTCCAGCGTCAAGCTGCCCGGGGCGAGTCCCGTCTGCTGAAGCGTCTTCTCGACGACGGGAATGAAGTTTTCCATCAGCTGAAGGGCCGAAATGTTCACGCTCACGCCGATGTTCGGAAACCCTCTCGACTGCCACAGTTTCGTCTGGAGGCAAGCCGATTTGAGCACCCATTCGCCGATCGGAACGATCAACCCGGTTTCCTCGGCGATCGGGATCAGCTCCGCGGGCGAAACATAGCCGAGCGTCGGATGGATCCAGCGCAGCAACGCTTCGTAGCCCAGCAGTTCTCCCGACTCCGCGTCTACGATCGGCTGGTAATGCAGCAGGAGCTCGTCCCCTTTAAGCGCGTGATGAAGGGACTGCTCGAGAAACATTTTCCGGGCCAGCGTCTCGTCGAGTTTCTGGCTGAAAAATTGATAGTGCCCTTTGCCTTTCTCTTTCGCGACGTACATCGCCTGGTCCGCCTGTTTGAGCAATGTGGCCGTATCCGTGCCGTAATCCGGAAACACGCTGATTCCGATGCTCGTCGTGACCATGAATTCCAGGTGGAACAGCTTCACCGGCTGGTGGACGGCCGCCAGCACCTTCTCGGCCGACAGGCGGATTTGCTCCTGGCTTCTCACGTTCGCAAGCACGATGGCGAATTCATCCCCGCCTTGGCGGGACACGACGTCTCCGGCGCCCGCGCAAGCCTGCAGCCTCGTCGCGATGACCTGCAGCAGCTGGTCTCCGATGTCATGACCCAGCGAGTCGTTGATGTATTTGAAGCGGTCCAAATCCAGATAGAGAACGGCCGTTTTGTTCCCCGTACCCCTGGAACGGGCGATGGCGGCGTCAAGCTTCGCCGTGAACAGAAGGCGGTTGGGCAAGCCGGTTAACGCGTCGTGATAGGCGAGATGCTGCAGCCGTTCCTCCGCCTCCTTCCGGAGCGTGACGTCCGTTGCGACGCCTTCGAGGCGGATCAGGCTGCGGGACTCGTCAAAGATCGGAATCGTATGGCTTTCGACCCACTTCACGGTGCCGTCCGGATGCACGATGCGGTGTTCAAGAAGCAGCTTTTGTCCTTTCAAGAGCAGCGGCTGCGCCTCATCGACCCTTTGGCTGTCCTCCGGATGGATTTGTTTTCTCCAATAGTCCGGGT contains:
- a CDS encoding AAA family ATPase, with the translated sequence MSSSLDRQSLFRSIDTVRAQIGQVIVGKEAAVDLLLTALFAGGHALLEDVPGTGKTLLAKTLARTLDCSFRRVQFTPDLLPSDLSGINFYNQKTGEFEFRPGPLFANVLLADEINRATPRTQSSLLECMEERQITVDGVTYPLGAPFLVIATQNPVDNQGTFPLPEAQLDRFLLRIRMGYPTFGESLDILTRFRARNPLEELQPVLSPDLLIAIQRFAASEVTIAEDLLAYIIRLSEASRRHPDVSLGISPRGSQALLRASLAYALVRGRDYVTPDDIKTLAEPVLAHRLLLRHSMHGRDERSAETVRALLREIEVPAEPSRIPGGR
- a CDS encoding cation diffusion facilitator family transporter; protein product: MTSRGSRDHDHEHDHTHDHAHGHAHFHGHHHQAHHGHSHHGHSHEVSREGNRKGLTLALLITGGIMVLEFIGGIATNSLALISDSGHMLSDAAALLLSLVAIRLAARPASHSKTYGFYRFEILAALFNGLVLFAIAAYIVWEAVRRFAEPPEVAGGAMMAIAAVGLLANLASALALMRQGDVKNNVNLRSAYLHVLGDALGSVGAIAAGVLMAAFGWYAADPIVSVLVSLLILRSAWGVVRHTLHVLMEGTPLSVDRARVQEALTEIEGVTDVHDLHIWTITSGFDAVSCHLRTDGQGDTQAVLRQALKILEERFFLKHATVQVESPDIDHGDTCR
- a CDS encoding ArsR/SmtB family transcription factor, which translates into the protein MKTHEHLFLTADTVDAVAQTFKALADPTRIRLLYLLSQEECSVGHIAEVLDLSQSAVSHQLGFLRNIRLVKHRRDGNMLYYSCDDEHVISLLNQAIRHAEHQKGADSHD
- a CDS encoding putative bifunctional diguanylate cyclase/phosphodiesterase, with product MMNDVRQQFEVFQSLFQNNPEACYAIGTDGQFFLVNRAAAELTGYSQEELLSMAFMPIIAEKDLQRVIAHFHRILAGRHEVIDLSLKHKNGSFLELRITAAPLIVNGKVEGAIGVASNMTENKRLGEELSASRNQLQTIFDNLDILSWAFDVSQQRYIHVSSAVEKIYGIPRELYASHPDYWRKQIHPEDSQRVDEAQPLLLKGQKLLLEHRIVHPDGTVKWVESHTIPIFDESRSLIRLEGVATDVTLRKEAEERLQHLAYHDALTGLPNRLLFTAKLDAAIARSRGTGNKTAVLYLDLDRFKYINDSLGHDIGDQLLQVIATRLQACAGAGDVVSRQGGDEFAIVLANVRSQEQIRLSAEKVLAAVHQPVKLFHLEFMVTTSIGISVFPDYGTDTATLLKQADQAMYVAKEKGKGHYQFFSQKLDETLARKMFLEQSLHHALKGDELLLHYQPIVDAESGELLGYEALLRWIHPTLGYVSPAELIPIAEETGLIVPIGEWVLKSACLQTKLWQSRGFPNIGVSVNISALQLMENFIPVVEKTLQQTGLAPGSLTLEITESTAMQNLTDILPKIEQLKTLGVKLSIDDFGTGYSSLSYLKKFQIHALKIDQSFVRDIEKDTNQEAIIKAVVAMADSLRIGVVAEGVETDEQIRFLRALGCRRMQGYFFSKPLPAEQMEALYFR
- a CDS encoding SpoVR family protein — encoded protein: MNDQQALETAIGEITEIAQGFGLDFYPMRYEICPSDIIYTFGAYGMPTRFSHWSFGKTFNRMKMQYDLGLSKIYELVINSNPCYAFLLDGNSLVQNKLIVAHVLAHCDFFKNNARFSRTNRNMVESMSAAAERIRQYEMDFGAEKVEKFLDAVMAIQEHIDPVLHKPYGQDKNRYLEWRRREEKERSAKTPPPSPYEDLWVLDDTQTGKGTGAESAADARRMPPHPEKDIVWFVQEFSPVLEDWQRDIMSMLRDEMLYFWPQIETKIMNEGWATFWHQRIMRELPLTSEETVEYAKLNSAVVQPSRHSLNPYYLGLKMFEDIEKRFGRERMFEVREMDSDPSFIRNYMTKELADDLDLYVFEKKGPEWQITDKAWENVRDQLVFSRVNGGFPYLEVTDGDWQRTGELYVVHRYEGIELDLKYVERTLPYIVKLWGKPVHLETNVDGKGVVFTCDGVKTTRKTA
- a CDS encoding DUF58 domain-containing protein, translated to MPFYAIVLNGVLLLAVLVLIYRNQVLKHVGYTRGFNRTTAFEGDHVEMVEVIENRKLLPVPWLRLESLLSRNLRFHRQANLDIRSGERFQNHLSLFSLRPYRRIVRRHDILCGRRGLYELGTATMTAGDPLGFVNVSRQTAVASAPLLVYPRIVPMRELPLPIHNWLGEVAVRRWIVEDPFLSAGVRAYAQGDPLSGIHWKATARTGELQVHKRSHTADPRLVICLNMETTASMWKTVPVPERIELGIRYAASIADYALGSGIETGLLSNGWVPGEAKIPAHIPPAGGTVQREEILASLAQLKLETVSNMAYLLDREAETAAGRTDYLIVTCHREEKLSLAADRLRRSGNGVEWLLIPEIEEGGDEIEYES
- the helD gene encoding RNA polymerase recycling motor HelD, coding for MADEQSVRKEEERRLSEVLKQVELRLDKELSVLGERRGDVVGIRQEFWDDVRMNFSDATELGETWTSIMQQKEILMERERSHRVAFEAVEKLAKMHDNPYFARIDFAEDGCKPEQIYIGRASLVGDDGETFWVYDWRAPVSSLFYDHEPGLVSYDTPEGEIDGELTLKRQFVIRAGKLKHVFDTDETVGDDILQAVLSEKSDTSMKSIVATIQKEQNRIIRDEKHRLLVVQGAAGSGKTSAALQRVAYLLYRFRQSLTPDQIVLFSPNPVFKGYISRVLPELGEANMRQMTFRELIEARLGRRFQVEDLFSQTEVLSASEGTAEGAARERAVRYKGSEHFFLTVERYFDRLENEGIRFRPLRFRGDTIASADEMATQYYSIKASEGFAYRAASLRKWLLAKLAAWADSQLDQPWVEEAAELADDEEIQRAYVQIRRGGGFHEDAFDDEDRMTDALKKRAVEAAVEPLRKAVKSYRFLDAVGTYRELFRSRSLFTDCSPDGKLPEGWEWMAARAEETLARKIIDHEDATPLLYLMEGLEGFRKVEGDIRHLFVDEAQDYSPFQAAYLRRRFPQARLTVLGDFNQAIYAGSQDSGGFGGWTRLMAKEDTAVWRLTTSYRSTRQIVEFSRKILLPEEAAEIRPFQREGEEPRLMRCRDGAQLADTVAADIRSLLEQGHGTIGVIAKSAKECGNAAALLKERLPDEVPVTYVTGGSAELPRGVSVLPSYLAKGIEFDAVVVWDASAARYGQERDRKLLYTVCTRALHVLHVYHLGEPSSWLPQGS
- a CDS encoding DUF4129 domain-containing protein — translated: MSTNPDLETSVLSPLRPVLAAAYELFMLLPIWLLALHSPYLNAEIANKWAAAGVLLSLIGAASSPRVRMLWKRIAIGMLAAAGAGGLLIHAYGSSFGAYTGCLLLFAAAMLGFTVANRYRRQGWYWTAVGVYFLASAILHFVPEWKGDASFLTFGGFVCLAIALFAVNGLHLHGVTLSENDRGRVPSDLKRHNRRFLVAMLVLLALLPAGAGGWLFRLLRGAIRGFFAILAALLPKGEPQPTPPPETEAPPPQMEMPPTKEPGWFLRLLDHVLPYFVLAALAALLIWGIYRLYRDHKGFLRRWLEGMARWLRRPGREAESPGFTDEQSSLFSWEETLGRLRKSRIGRLLKANREPGWKDLTRNRDRIRYLYRKWLREQTAGGYPASPHLTPRETALEVENLRRPERHSRLSRGDKAEWDEARLIDTYYKARYAEEEPTDEELKAVRGTYRG